Proteins encoded by one window of Salvia splendens isolate huo1 chromosome 14, SspV2, whole genome shotgun sequence:
- the LOC121763523 gene encoding subtilisin-like protease SBT1.6, whose product MVLQLLHILLLISSLTKSSADNHETAKTYIIRVDTSSKPSIFPTHLHWYTAEFTDPSAILHTYDTVFHGFSAVLTPSALAAVRRHPSVLTAFEDRRRHLHTTRSPQFLGLHNQRGLWSESDYGSDVIIGVFDTGIWPERRSFSDRNLGPVPRRWRGTCHTGVKFRASNCNRKIIGARFFVKGHEAAVRIGDAAVSGINETIEFKSPRDADGHGTHTASTAAGRYVYRASLEGYAAGIAKGVAPKARLAIYKVCWKDAGCFDSDILAAFDAATNDGVDVISISIGGSDGVSSPYYLDPIAIGSYGAVSRGIFVSSSAGNDGPNGMSVTNLAPWLTTVGAGTIDRNFPADVILRDGRNFSGVSLYAGKPLKGKMYHLIYPGKFGLLSASLCLENSLDPNLVRGKIVICDRGSSPRVAKGLVVKKAGAVGMILANGASSGEGLVGDAHLIPTCAVGFSDGVRIKAYLSSNPKAKATIKFRGTVVGTKPAPVVASFSGRGPNGQNPEILKPDLIAPGVNILAAWTEAVGPTGLDSDNRKAEFNILSGTSMACPHVSGAAALLKSAHPDWSPAVIRSAMMTTASVVDNSMNPMIDEASKKAANPYDYGAGHLNLDLAMDPGLVYDLSNDDYVSFLCAIQYGAKTIEVITRSRVNCRMRKPLPENLNYPSIAAVFAKGGRSTSQMFFRMVTNVGEAKAVYRVRVDPPKGVEVSVRPRKLVFSEIKTRLGYYVNVTVDGKNLVVGDSGVVFGSLIWADGRRTVRSPILVTQTDPF is encoded by the coding sequence ATGGTTCTTCAACTTCTCCACATCCTACTGTTAATATCCTCACTCACAAAATCCTCAGCTGATAATCATGAAACAGCCAAAACCTACATTATCAGAGTCGACACGTCATCCAAGCCCTCAATTTTCCCTACTCATCTCCATTGGTACACCGCCGAATTCACCGACCCCTCCGCCATCCTACACACATACGACACCGTTTTCCACGGCTTCTCCGCCGTCCTCACTCCTTCCGCGCTCGCCGCCGTCCGCCGCCACCCCTCCGTCCTCACCGCCTTCGAAGaccgccgccgccacctccACACCACCCGATCCCCCCAATTCCTCGGTCTGCACAACCAGCGCGGCCTGTGGTCGGAATCCGACTACGGCTCCGACGTCATAATCGGAGTCTTCGACACCGGAATTTGGCCGGAGCGGCGTAGCTTCTCCGACCGAAATCTCGGCCCTGTGCCGAGGCGCTGGAGAGGAACTTGCCACACAGGCGTGAAATTCAGAGCGAGTAACTGCAACAGAAAAATCATCGGAGCTAGGTTTTTCGTCAAAGGTCATGAGGCGGCTGTGCGAATCGGCGACGCTGCGGTCTCCGGAATTAATGAGACGATCGAGTTTAAGTCGCCGAGAGACGCCGACGGACATGGCACGCACACAGCTTCCACCGCTGCGGGGAGGTATGTTTACAGAGCTAGCTTGGAGGGGTACGCCGCCGGTATAGCGAAAGGCGTCGCGCCGAAAGCTCGATTGGCGATATACAAAGTGTGCTGGAAGGATGCAGGCTGCTTCGATTCCGATATATTAGCTGCGTTCGACGCCGCCACCAACGACGGAGTCGACGTCATTTCGATCTCTATCGGCGGCAGCGACGGCGTCTCCTCGCCGTACTACCTCGATCCAATCGCGATCGGATCATACGGCGCCGTTTCGAGGGGGATTTTCGTCTCCTCCTCGGCCGGCAACGACGGGCCTAATGGAATGTCAGTGACTAATCTCGCCCCTTGGCTCACCACCGTCGGAGCTGGAACGATTGATCGGAATTTCCCGGCGGATGTGATTCTTAGAGATGGGAGAAACTTCTCCGGCGTGTCGCTTTACGCCGGAAAGCCGCTAAAAGGCAAAATGTACCATCTCATTTATCCGGGAAAATTCGGTTTACTCTCTGCTTCTCTCTGTTTAGAAAACTCTCTCGATCCTAATCTGGTTAGAGGCAAAATCGTAATCTGCGACCGCGGTAGTAGTCCACGTGTCGCGAAGGGATTGGTGGTCAAAAAAGCTGGAGCCGTCGGAATGATCCTCGCTAACGGAGCTTCAAGCGGCGAGGGTTTAGTCGGAGATGCTCATTTGATCCCAACCTGCGCAGTTGGCTTCTCCGACGGAGTTCGAATAAAGGCGTATTTATCTTCCAATCCTAAAGCAAAAGCAACCATCAAATTCCGCGGCACAGTCGTCGGAACCAAGCCGGCGCCGGTGGTGGCGTCATTCTCCGGCAGGGGACCGAACGGGCAGAATCCGGAGATCCTAAAACCAGATCTGATCGCCCCTGGCGTCAACATCTTAGCTGCGTGGACGGAGGCAGTCGGTCCGACGGGTCTGGATTCGGATAATCGGAAAGCGGAATTCAACATTTTATCCGGAACCTCCATGGCCTGCCCTCACGTGAGCGGCGCCGCGGCGCTGCTCAAATCGGCTCATCCTGATTGGAGCCCGGCGGTGATCAGATCGGCAATGATGACGACGGCGAGCGTGGTCGACAATTCAATGAATCCGATGATCGACGAGGCTAGCAAAAAAGCGGCGAATCCATACGATTACGGTGCAGGCCACTTGAATCTGGATCTAGCCATGGATCCGGGGCTGGTTTACGATCTGAGCAACGACGACTATGTCAGTTTCCTCTGCGCGATTCAGTACGGGGCGAAGACGATCGAGGTGATCACGCGGTCGCGGGTGAATTGCCGGATGAGGAAGCCGCTGCCGGAGAATCTCAACTATCCGTCGATCGCAGCGGTTTTTGCAAAAGGAGGGAGATCGACGAGCCAGATGTTTTTTCGGATGGTGACGAACGTGGGGGAGGCAAAGGCGGTGTACCGGGTCAGGGTCGATCCGCCTAAGGGGGTGGAGGTGAGCGTGAGGCCGAGGAAGCTTGTGTTCTCGGAGATAAAAACAAGGCTGGGCTACTATGTAAATGTGACGGTTGATGGGAAGAATTTGGTGGTGGGCGATTCGGGTGTGGTTTTCGGGTCGCTTATTTGGGCGGATGGGAGGCGCACGGTTCGGAGCCCCATTTTGGTGACTCAAACGGATCCATTCTAG
- the LOC121764347 gene encoding dirigent protein 11-like: protein MDKLVLTLMLIFSLSSEAHFVSETNKITRLHFYLHDIIGGDRPTFWGVADCNLTDVLPSAFGKLVVLDNLVTELDSAEVGNLQGTVGLADLREKALVMLLNLVFTKGEFEGSTLSILGRLPLGAESREVSIVAGTGAFRMATGYIIASTYHNDPARVRNVYE from the coding sequence ATGGATAAGCTCGTCCTAACCCTAATGCTAATCTTTTCCTTATCATCGGAAGCCCACTTCGTCTCCGAAACAAATAAGATCACGCGCCTCCATTTCTACCTCCACGACATCATCGGCGGCGACAGGCCCACCTTCTGGGGCGTGGCGGACTGCAACCTAACTGACGTTCTGCCGTCGGCGTTTGGGAAACTAGTGGTTTTGGATAATCTCGTCACAGAGCTAGACTCCGCGGAGGTGGGCAACCTGCAGGGCACCGTGGGGCTGGCCGACCTCCGCGAGAAGGCTCTCGTGATGCTCCTTAACCTCGTGTTCACCAAGGGCGAGTTCGAGGGCAGCACGCTCAGCATTCTCGGCCGGCTTCCGTTGGGCGCCGAGTCGAGGGAGGTTTCCATCGTGGCCGGCACCGGCGCCTTTAGGATGGCCACGGGCTATATTATCGCTAGCACTTATCATAATGACCCCGCTCGGGTTCGTAATGTGTACGAGTAA